In Camelina sativa cultivar DH55 chromosome 17, Cs, whole genome shotgun sequence, the genomic stretch GATCTGAGAGAATCAGCGAAAGCTCTAACCGTTTGTTCTATGAGATAGATGGGAAGCTTGTAGATTGAGATTTTGGTGGAGTGGAACCCTGCAAACAAAAGTCATGATGTTTCTTGCTTTCATTTGAATGTTATTTGCTTTGTTCGTAATGTGGTAAAGACGTAATGAAGCTCTTGCGATGAGCTTTAAGTACATATTTCATATTGtatactttgttttttgttgtttcatcagCCTTTTGTTACATCAGAATATTGTTTGGTCACACTTTTTAAAGTTCTCTCAATAGAAATCTAAAATTTGCGACTGTGTGTATTGGACGGTTGGATTGAAGCTCAATTAGCCGTAGTTTATAAGAATATGTGGTTGGGATTATGCCACCTAGGATGGACTTACTTGCCACTTGTCATATCTGTTCTATCAAGTACCAACCGTCCAGTGAAACAGAGAATTACAGAGAGACGCGTCGTCTTCCATGATGCTCTCAACGGTGACGGCGACGGCGGTTTCTCTGCCGGTTTTCAAATTGAAACGGCCGTTCAAAGTGGCAGCGGAGAAATTCCCGACGTTTTTGCCGAGCGATGTTGAGAGAATCAAAGACAAGTTTGCTCTGAAGCTCGCCGCCAGAATCGAGAGGCTTCCCGTATCTGTAAGTGACACCTTTACAACTATAAATCTTTTTCAAATCGGTTAAGTAAGATCCTTTCATGATGATTGAGAATTTTGAGCTTCTCATATTTTCTTAGCTGCAATTTAGTCATGTGACAGTTAAGTTGATTGACTTAACTTAGGTAAGCTTCACTGAAAAAAGTATTATGAGCAGTTGCGTGACACCGCTGACACGGAACGAGACAACAAGTCCTGTTGTGCTTCTGCATGGATTTGATAGGTACTAATTTGTTTGATCTTAATTCAGATTATGTGGTATCTTTTAAGTGTAAAACTCTTGTCAAACAGTTCTTGTTTAGAGTGGAGATACACTTATCCATTGCTTGAAGAGGCTGGTTTAGAAACATGGGCATTTGATATCCTTGGTTGGGGTTTTTCTGATTTAGGTTCTTTTCCCCCTCTCTTATCTTTTACTTCCTTTCCCTTTCTCTCTTACTCGCACTTATGCAATTTCCATGCTTCTCTCTTTAGGGAAACTTCCAACGTGTGATGTAACGTCTAAAAGAGAGCATTTTTACAAGGTTTGTAgtcattttctttacttaatGTGGCTTTCATGTTAGTTGAGGGGAATTGATTTGGCTCTTCTTGTATGGGAACCATAGTTTTGGAAGACTCATATTAAAAGGCCTGTGGTTTTGGTTGGGCCTAGCCTCGGTGCTGCTGTTGCAATTGATATTGCAGTCAACCATCCAGAAGCGGTACTTGTAGAATCCTTAAGGAGCTTACATTATTTCTCATAAAGAAGTTTATTAGTAAACATGTTCAGAAGGTATTGACTATGAGAAGAAATTTATGAATGTATTAAGGTTGAGTCCTTGGTTTTAATGGACGCAAGCGTTTACGCTGAAGGTACTGGAGACTTGGCAACTTTACCCAAAGCAGCAGCTTATGCTGGGGTAAGTTCTCATCAACTTCTATACATAACAGTCCCCTGACTATGCTGGAGGATGATCCTCTTTGTAAAACTCTCAGCTATGttaactttatgtttttttgggtatatGAATTTGGGATTTTAGGTATATCTACTGAAGAGTATTCCATTAAGGTTATACGTGAACTTCATTTGTTTCAATGGTATTACATTGGAAACAAGTTGGGACTGGACAAAGGTAAAGAAGCCTTACTAAGGAGTTCTTATTGGTAAACAAGGAACTAGCTCTCAAtctgtttatatttttcttctcaatctaGATTGGTCGCTTGCATTGTTTATATCCTTGGTGGGAAGATGCAACTGTTAGTTTTATGACTAGCGGAGGATACAACGTAACTTCTCTTATTAAAAAGGTACTTTCTTTTAAACCACTTCCTGTTCAATTAGATTTTGGAAAAGTTGAAACCAAGAATCTGTTGCAGGCTACTGAAAAGAATTATGTTCTGCAGGTTTCACAGAAGACACTGATACTATGGGGAGAGGATGACCAAATCATTAGCAACAAACTCGCTTGGGTTAGATTTTTCTTAACACTATATAACTATATTTAAAATGGTCTCTCTAGTTCTaaatcatttcttcttcaatgcAGAGACTGCATGGAGAATTACCGAACGCTCGAGTGGCACAAATATCAGACTGTGGACATCTTCCCCACGTCGAAAAACCGGCTACTGTGGCTAAACTGATCACAGAGTTTGTTAGAGAGACTTGTTACAGGCAAGTGGTTGAAAGTATATCTTAGAGCCTTGGGGGGTTGGGAATTATTGAAGGTGTGTTTCTTACCAAAATCTAACTACTTAAATTGTATAGTTGATACTTCACTTCTTTCATTGTTGGTTGgtctttttttgaataaataaaacaaatcccCCACACTTGGTGTACTCTATGattgatcaaaataaattattgctgtatatagtatttttttttttacacaagaAATGAGTTGGTAAGGTTGTTGTTGAGAGGTCTTCATCATAAAACTCATCACTTCCGAAATCGTTTGTTTCCATTCTCATCACTAAGATTTaatgttctgtttttctttctttactcaAGATTCGATTAGAGCAACCTCTTTTACATAGATAGACGAAAGCCCAACAAACGCCTGAGCTTCATGTTCCCACTCATAATAGAATCAAAAGTGGATGTCTTTGTCTCTCTACACGTGGCCAAATCCCAACCTTACATCAGAATCCCATAGAAACGCTAGTAATGATGAGAAACAGTCTGAAAACAGAGGAGATGACCAAACTTGAAGCACCACTGCCTGGGTTGCCTGGGTTGAATACTCCTGTTGGACCAAACACCGGAGGAGTTCCCGGGAACGGAGTTCCTGGAAATGGATTAGTTCCATTGGACGGAGTAGTTCCGTTGGACGGAGTTGTTCCAGTTGGTGGAGTTGTTCCCGTTGGTGGTGTAGTTGATGGAGGTGATCTTGTAGAGGAGCTGTTATAAAATAGTAAGTAAAGTTCACGTTTTAATGTGAATGAGACAGCTTTTAAGTTAAATGGAAGTGATCATACAAACCTAGGGCTTGAAGGAAAGATGCAACCAGTACCCAAATCTGCAAAAAAAGAACATCATTTTAACATCACAACTTTATCATCCAAAGACTTAAGACttttaggggtggttggttgacTTTACTGGAAGGTGGGTTTGGATTGGTAGTGGCAGTGCCGGAGAAATTGCAGCTTCCAGGGACTTGAGCTGCGTTTTGGAAATAGCTATTAACAGCCCAATCACAGTGGCTTTTGATGGTGTTAGGTTGATAACAAGGAGCCTTGTCATGGATTGGATTACAATCTGCTAAGGTTCCACATGCATAGTCTATTGCTGTTTGAAGCTCTTTCTCTCCTATTCCATCTTTGCAGAGACAGTAAATTGCACCTAGAAAgagatagatatatatttagctttagattgaaatcttttaaattatattatagaaCCTATATGATAATAGATGTTTGTGAAAAGATCATTCCTTTACAGAAAGTTTGattaaggaaataagaaaataagagttAAATCAttaatagagaagaagaagaaagctttacTTGAAGATTTGGTGAAGGCCAAGAGAAGCAAGAGACCCAAAAACACGTTCATGATGATTAGTCCTAAGATCGGTGTTTAGGAgaaccacaaaagaaaaactttgaCCTTAGACCAAGAACTAAAAGATGATggctttagagagagagagatgtacaGAAATTTAAGAGTATTAGAAAATGAAAGGTGGTTTAATAAAGAgattgaaagaaacaaaaaaagaaaaacattgttAAAAAACCTTGTAAGTTAGTGTTTTGGTTCCAATATTCCAACGAGGATTTCTTTTGTATTGACTTGTacactgaaataaaataaacctttttcaaaaaataaatatattattatataataggTTGATTTTTATAACGtacaaaagaaagagttgaagaATTGACATGTATCGACGAACATAATGCATTTACGTATGCAAGATATGCGTGCGGGGTCCTCTCTGTTTGTTGTTGCCAGAATAATGCATCTTTGGTAAATTATGTATTTAACGCATCTTTAGTTTAgcaatttttttgatatgagTCACGTTTTATGTGCAAAATAAAACagttttgaaatttacaatattGATGAGTCAAAATATTCTGATGAAACGTTtctaaattcaataatataattctattacttttaaaagGGGTATGTACTTCTCTTGTTGTGTGTGTACACGACCGAAACGGTAATAGTTTTGGGTTTGAACaccgatttttgtttgtttaatggTTTAAACTTTGAACTCAATTTAAGAATGGTTTTGACTAGTTAATGCATACGTAAagcttaatttaattaatgcaTTACACACTTATTCATCAACCCCATTCACCATATTCATATGAGCTGGCTTAGAGACTCATAGCCATGTAATATGATATGGTTTGAAACTTATATATAGCAATTGGGGATGTAGCTCAaatggtagagcgctcgctttGCATGCGAGAGGCACGGGGTTCGATCCCCCGCATCTCCAAATacttttttaccttcttttttattttattttagtgaaCACTAAATATTCTATTACCATACAAAGTCATAATGGTACTACTACACATCGCtgaaaactatattttattaactgATGTTCTTCTATCAACTTTTTTTCTCTGTAGAACAATTGGTTTTGTTGCAGACTGCAGTAgatgaattatgaatatatacGAGAGATCCTTTGGAAACAATTACAAAACgcagaaaataaaactgaaaacaatAATGTGCAATAATGGATGAatgaaagaaattatatataactgCAAATTTGTTTGCAaaacagaagaggaagaaaatatgaaaagaatgttgtaatatgatgatgataaatcTGCCCTATTAGTAGAAAATCTCAGTCTCCATTTCATCTTCTTGATATCGCTCCAGGATTTGCAAGTATCATCATTTGGATCTTCAAAGCAAAGTGAGACTCTGATTCCACAGAAAGACCGTAATGTATACAGATATAAAACATTTGTGTGTTCTTGAAATATCCAAAACTCAGAAATTTgttgaaaagaagagagagatcacctattaaaaaaatactgtaCTTAGTGTCGGATGGTGCAGAGAAGCAAAAAGTTTGACATCTTGCTTGTTTTGAGTTACTTCTTCAGGAAAGGTTTTTGACAAACGAGGAGCCGTTGGTCACTTCCGTCTTGAAGATCTATGACCCGTGCTTCCCAACGTACACGAGCAGCAAGTGTACGTGCCATCTCTATCACTCCAAGCTTATCGCTTAGCACAACCCATCCCTATCAATCATTCACGAAAGGCTAAGTTTCTCTCAGCTTATGAATTCCCTAATTAGGATCATATGAGAAATGGTGGGAAGTGTAGAAAATAACCTCAGGACGAAGAATCCGGTCCATTTCCAAGAACAAGTCCATTAGGCTGCACCGTTCTGAGCTAAGATGTGTGAGAAGTTCATTGGCATGTAGCATGTCATATGTTCGCGGATAAGTAGGGAATGGTTCACACCTGCATTAAAATGGCAAAGAAACATATGTTATAAGCCAAACGGAGGATCTAAGCAATGAAAAAGCATGCTCTGAGTCTTCTAGAGACACCTAAGGCAGATAAATGTGATTGTCTTTTATGGAATATGTAAATCCAAGAAAACAGACACTCACCAGTCATGTAAAACGCCGGCAAAACCTCGATCAAGTATAATAGGAAGCGTATTACGTGCCTTGACTGGGACAACATTCATCACCCAAACTGATTTCCCTTGTTTCAGTAAGGCGTGATTCAGATTCCCATAACGAGCATTCATGTCCATGGCATTGCGTATCATGTAAAAAGGTGGGACAGGATCTTCATCACCAGGTCTTTTGGGGTGGTCTGAGAATATCAAAGGTGTAAGCAAGGACCAATAGTTTTTAAGGGCTGATCTCCATACTTGTATATCCTCATCGAATTCTTCAGGTTTAATACCTATTGAAAGGAATTTATTCGGAGAAAGAACATTAATCGCAAAAAAGTATGAGCTATGAATACAAACAATGACTCGCCAAAATCAATAGTTACCATTAGCTGTAGACCTATTCTGAATAGGAATCCATCGTTTACTCTTGGTTCCACTTATACATGGAACAAGGGGTTGGTAATACGGAACACTATCATCATCTTTGCAAAGAGGTATAGAAGCTTCCGAGCTACAGCAAGCAGGAAAAATAAAGACATCAGTGTGACTGTGAGTGAAAAACCAAGCTTCAATACTCTGTTCTCATACTCACCGAGATGAATAACAATTAGAATCTGTTGTTTTCTGCCAAAGAAACGTCTCATCTTGCTGACCTGAGAGACTCCAACAGATTTTCTTAGATAACTCATCCACTCGTGTTGAGATACTTGTTTTTTTAGTGTCAGGAGAATTTCCCTGTGCTTTGCTTGTAGGggatgttaaaacaaaataacccCCGGGCTTGAGAACACGATCCACTTCCAAGAGTAGCATTGCATCTGCTTAAGGGCAGATAAATTGAAAGCATAACTCTGTAAGTTCCATTTCAAAAACCCAAATTCACAGATGTTAACCAAAATAAGTGAAAGACTATCATACCAGATAAATACCTTTTATATCCCAAGTAATCTCACATTGAGCACAGTGAACCATGTCAAATGATAAAGCTGGATATGGAAGCTGTTTCGAAAAGAAATTTCCAATCATCGCAGGAAGGCCTCTCTCTAGAGCTAACTGGACTTGGCTTCCAGTTGCCTCATACTCTGCTATACATATAGGCATCACTTTCAAAGACACTAGATGTGCACCAAAGCTACCAAATCCGCAACCGATGTCTAACACAGTCCGTATCTGCATGAAAAAGGAAGACAGCTTATAGGAGTTTCTGTTGAAAACAGAATTAACGATCAATGACAAGAGGAACTAGAGAAAGAAGGAACAACGTCTTACACCAGCTTGAGGAAACTCGGCATCGCTTCCTAATCCAATCATCTCAGCGATTTGAAAAGCGTAATCTTTGACCCCGTCAAAGAGCAAGCCATCTTCCGAGTGAAATGTAATTTGATTCTCTTCAAGCAACATGAGCCTAATgacaagtatattaaaacagaTTAAGATAGTACAACACTAGCTGCTGAAACTGCATAACAAAGCTATGGTGATCACAAATAGTACCTTTTAGTCATAGTTCCTGATGAAAGAAACTGATCTTTAGTAATCTTGACATTCCCAGTCCATATAATATCTCTACCAACAGGCCATCTAAGTGGTATCTTATAATCCTTGGGAGGACGAACTATACATCTTTCCTCTTCTCTTGCAAACCCACAATTCCGATCAGCAAGTACATTCTCTGTTACGTTATAACAAGGAACAtagttttctctctctttaccaCATAAAGGAAACTCTTTTAACCGATTAACCCCTAAGGAGAAAAACCTTAGATCTAGATAATCAATAGCTGCTTGCTCCTTAATCCTCCCATAGTTACTATAAACGTTATGTGGTGGCCCTCGCGTAGTTGAAGAAGAGTCATCATCAGAGTTTGGTACTAAAATGGTAATGAGAGCAATAACACCAAGGATCAAGAATAGTAAACCGCTGATCCGTGGTCTAAGACCAAAAACTGAGGCCAGCTTCATGGTCAGCTTTTATCTACACTATACAACCAAGATTTCTCAAATCCAACTAACATCATATAGACCTAATCAAGCCATAAAGGATTCACATTTATAGGCAACATTTGATTGACTCACGTTGAATCCATACCCTCAAACctcaaaaagaataaaaatccaaatcagGAAAGAGCATCAGTCACAGTACTAAATGCCAAATTCAGAACCAATACATAACAAAATCTTGGTTAGATTCCAGATGTAGGCCAATTACGGAAACGTAACAACCTGCAACCAAATTTTCTCagatcaaattttgttttccttaaaaAAGGGAGGGAGATATAAAGTTTGTACCTTTTTACAAGAATTTATTGTTTCTAGATCATAAACGAAATGAGGCAGGCAGGCAGGAACAACGAACCTcgtaattttttctaatgaGATCTCGACGaggacaacaaaatcaaataagccTGAACCAACGAATCGAAGACGACGACGTCAAGAAAAGGGTTTTGAGAAGCAGAGTGAGTGTGAATGGGGGTTGAAAAGAGAAATTTTCTTAAGAATTGGACGAAAACAATGGCGAAAACGAAGTAACCAGACAACCAGTCTGTGACTGACTGATGTGATATGATTAGAGAAGAGTGTACTGTAAAGCTTTTTTTCTTGCTCTGCGTCTGTCTGTACTTAATAgttaaaatatggaaaaaagatggctagctacctGAAATATTGGAGAATGCATGGTCATacatgccaagtataatattgtatcatCAACTatacgaagtatatgtattgcatggccacatgcatgaactatatgacgttatgtggtcaacaccataaacatacaatccggtacaccggtCGAATGATTCCGGCAAAGACCGGcattgactccggcgttgactaacattgacaaaaaaaaattgtattttaatattttctattaaaaaacaaaatcataaattattatattaaattatatatgggttttcatgattagaaaacacattctattcaatatctaattatttctatatctctaatgtattcattcttataattagttacttttatttttgaagctaaactaatagttaaataaaattattaataattattttcaagaaatatatatatatatatatatatataacatatgtaattattaatgattttatatatataaatctctgatcatcatattatttaaaattttaaatactacaagaatcaataaaatcaaattcaactattttcattagaaaataatatgcaaaagatttgagtatatgactctttactttaaaatttgcatggtaaagagtatacaaaattttagatactctttggtataaaaaaaatttacatactcctaataacatgtaaacaataacaaaaaaattaacactatttacttttaatagataaaatataatgatacataattattttcaatatataatataagggcatttgcaaaaatcctcttattctatatccttttgcaaacatatcctaaaatcaagataaaatctattaatatcttgaaaataattattaattatttttatttaactattattttagctttaaaaaaaaattaattaattataagaataaatacattagagatacctaagatatttagatattgaatagaatgttttctaatcatgaaaattcataaataatttaatatagtaatttattattttgttttttcatagaaaaaaattaaaatacaattttttttggtcaatgttggtcaacgccggagtcaacgttGGTCTTAGCCGGAATTATTCGaccggtgtaccggattgtatgtctatggtgttgaccacataacgtcatatagttcatgcatgtggtcatgcaatacatatacttcgtgtagttgaggatacaatattataattggtatgtgtgaccatgcattctccaatacttcgtgtagttagccatcttttttccttctctgttttatttccTGAACTATATATCCTcctccacatttttttttggaaaaaagatggctagctacatgaagtataGGTGAATACATGGCCACACATACCAACTATAttattgtatactcaactacacgaaatatatgtattacatgaccacatgcatgaactatatgacgtcatGTGTTCAACACTATAGACATACAATCTGGTACACTGATTGATTAATTCCGGTGAAGACGgtgttgactccggcgttgaccaaatttttttctaaaattaaaaataaaaataagaaattattatattaaatcatttatggtttgtattaattaaaaaatattctattcaatatctaaatatttttatatatttcttaaatatatcttaaatgtaaaatagaaaacccaaaccttaaaaaaaattctaaaaattaatttaacatattgtaattgtgtaaaagagggtaaaaatgaaaatgttcatatgttaaaagtaaatattgtgaatttttttgttgttgtttatatgttaattcaatatctaaagatatttttaatatatttcctaaatatatcctaaatgtaatatagagaactcaaaccttaaaaaaaatttctaaaaaataatttaacatattgtaattgtgtaaaagagagtaaaaatgaaaatgttcatatgttaaaagtaaatattgttaattttttgttggttatatgttattttgagtttgtaaattttaaagtaaagagtgtctaaacttttttataacatttaccatgcaaaatttagagtaaagagtcatatactcaatcttttgcatattattttctaatgaaagtagttgaatttgattttattgattttgtagtaattaaataatctgattatgagagatttatatatatatacatatatatcttgaaaataattataaattgtttttatatcttaaaaaataattataaatgatttttatttaactatttactttagcttgaaaaataaaaagtaattaattataagaatgaatatattagagatatatataaaatatttggatattgaatagaaaatgtcttttaatcatgaaaacccataaataatttactataataattttttttttaatttagatttttttagtgttggtcaacgccggagtcaacgtcggtcttcgccggagtcaaCTGACCGGTATACTAgattatatgtctatgatgttgaCTGCATAACATCATATAGTTCATAcatgtggtcatgtaatacatatactttgtgtagttgagtatacaatactatacttggcatgtgtgaccatgtattcacca encodes the following:
- the LOC104755678 gene encoding PLASMODESMATA CALLOSE-BINDING PROTEIN 3-like; this encodes MNVFLGLLLLLAFTKSSSAIYCLCKDGIGEKELQTAIDYACGTLADCNPIHDKAPCYQPNTIKSHCDWAVNSYFQNAAQVPGSCNFSGTATTNPNPPSNLGTGCIFPSSPSSSTRSPPSTTPPTGTTPPTGTTPSNGTTPSNGTNPFPGTPFPGTPPVFGPTGVFNPGNPGSGASSLVISSVFRLFLIITSVSMGF
- the LOC104755677 gene encoding uncharacterized protein LOC104755677, with amino-acid sequence MMLSTVTATAVSLPVFKLKRPFKVAAEKFPTFLPSDVERIKDKFALKLAARIERLPVSVSFTEKSIMSSCVTPLTRNETTSPVVLLHGFDSSCLEWRYTYPLLEEAGLETWAFDILGWGFSDLGKLPTCDVTSKREHFYKFWKTHIKRPVVLVGPSLGAAVAIDIAVNHPEAVESLVLMDASVYAEGTGDLATLPKAAAYAGVYLLKSIPLRLYVNFICFNGITLETSWDWTKIGRLHCLYPWWEDATVSFMTSGGYNVTSLIKKVSQKTLILWGEDDQIISNKLAWRLHGELPNARVAQISDCGHLPHVEKPATVAKLITEFVRETCYRQVVESIS
- the LOC104755679 gene encoding probable methyltransferase PMT4; this encodes MKLASVFGLRPRISGLLFLILGVIALITILVPNSDDDSSSTTRGPPHNVYSNYGRIKEQAAIDYLDLRFFSLGVNRLKEFPLCGKERENYVPCYNVTENVLADRNCGFAREEERCIVRPPKDYKIPLRWPVGRDIIWTGNVKITKDQFLSSGTMTKRLMLLEENQITFHSEDGLLFDGVKDYAFQIAEMIGLGSDAEFPQAGIRTVLDIGCGFGSFGAHLVSLKVMPICIAEYEATGSQVQLALERGLPAMIGNFFSKQLPYPALSFDMVHCAQCEITWDIKDAMLLLEVDRVLKPGGYFVLTSPTSKAQGNSPDTKKTSISTRVDELSKKICWSLSGQQDETFLWQKTTDSNCYSSRSEASIPLCKDDDSVPYYQPLVPCISGTKSKRWIPIQNRSTANGIKPEEFDEDIQVWRSALKNYWSLLTPLIFSDHPKRPGDEDPVPPFYMIRNAMDMNARYGNLNHALLKQGKSVWVMNVVPVKARNTLPIILDRGFAGVLHDWCEPFPTYPRTYDMLHANELLTHLSSERCSLMDLFLEMDRILRPEGWVVLSDKLGVIEMARTLAARVRWEARVIDLQDGSDQRLLVCQKPFLKK